From the genome of Dehalococcoidia bacterium:
TCAACCTCAGGAGGAGAAAAACTCATGCAAAAGGGCCACAAGGCGATTGTTTGGTTTGAAGACGTAGGCCGCAAGGACATCCCGCTGGTGGGCGGCAAGGGCGCCAACCTGGGCGAGATGACCAGAGCTAAAATCCCCGTGCCTCCCGGTTTCATAGTGACCGCAGACGCTTATTACGATTTTATCCAGAACGCCGGCCTGGCTTCAAAAATCACCGCCGCGCTTAAAGGTCTGGACACCAACGACAGCAAGCGCCTGCAGCAGGCCTCCGCCCAGATCAAACAGCTCATCCTGAGTGCTCCCATGCCCCCGGAGACCGCTAAAGCCATAGAAGAGGCCTATGTCAAAATGGGCGATGGGCTGGTGGCCGTGCGCTCCTCCGCCACCGCCGAAGACCTGCCGGAAGCCTCTTTCGCCGGCCAGCAGAGCACCTTCCTTAACATTGAAGGCAAAGCCAGTGTGGTCAAGGCCGTGCAGATGTGCTGGGCCTCGCTCTTCGAGTCCCGCGCCATCTACTACCGCGACCAGCAGAAATACGACCATCTCAAGGTGGGCATCGCCGTTCCAGTACAGCGCATGGTGGCCTCCGAGGCCTCCGGCGTCATGTTCACCGTCGAGCCCCTCACCAGCGACACCAACAAGATAGTTATCGAAGCTATTTATGGTCTGGGCGAAGGCATAGTGTCCGGGGAAGTCACCCCGGACCTTTTTATTATAGATAAGAAGAGTAACAGCATCACTTCGCGCAAGATAAGCACACAGGACAAGAAACTGGTGTGCAATCCGGCGAGCAATGCTGAGCATGCCAATATATGGGTGCCCGTTTCCGGCGCCCGTGAAAAACAGAAGATAAGCGACGCGGATGTACTCAAGCTGGCCGAACTGGCCAAAGCCCTTGAAAATCATTACCAGAGCCCGCAGGACATCGAGTGGGCGGCGGAGGGCGGCAAGATATATATAGTGCAGACCCGCCCTGTCACCACTTTAAAAGACGCTTTTGAGGTCGAGCCCGAGTTAGACGCCCCCGTGCTGCTGGCCGGGGATGCCGCCAGCCCGGGGCTAGCTACCGGCCCGGTTAAAATCCTGCTCGACCCCTCCAATATAGACCAGGTGAAGGACGGCGACATCCTGGTGGCCGAGATGACCACGCCCGATTTCGTGCCCGCTATGAAA
Proteins encoded in this window:
- a CDS encoding phosphoenolpyruvate synthase, with the protein product MQKGHKAIVWFEDVGRKDIPLVGGKGANLGEMTRAKIPVPPGFIVTADAYYDFIQNAGLASKITAALKGLDTNDSKRLQQASAQIKQLILSAPMPPETAKAIEEAYVKMGDGLVAVRSSATAEDLPEASFAGQQSTFLNIEGKASVVKAVQMCWASLFESRAIYYRDQQKYDHLKVGIAVPVQRMVASEASGVMFTVEPLTSDTNKIVIEAIYGLGEGIVSGEVTPDLFIIDKKSNSITSRKISTQDKKLVCNPASNAEHANIWVPVSGAREKQKISDADVLKLAELAKALENHYQSPQDIEWAAEGGKIYIVQTRPVTTLKDAFEVEPELDAPVLLAGDAASPGLATGPVKILLDPSNIDQVKDGDILVAEMTTPDFVPAMKRAVAIVTDRGGRTSHAAIVSRELGTPCVVGTGEATKLLHNGQEITVDGSHGKVYAGKVSRTAQGPSFTSMMKEIIKTRTRVYVNLAQPELADKVAARNVDGVGLLRAEFIVSQIGVHPLYMIKNGRQEEYIQKMYQGILPFAKAFSPRPVVYRTTDFKTNEYKELVGGAEFEEVEENPMLGYRGASRYITDKESFRMEIEAIKRVRKDYKNLWVMIPFVRTVNELAQTKALMEEFGLKRSEDFKLWMMTEIPANIFIMEKFLAVGIDGISIGSNDLTQLTLGIDRDSSKLAETFDERNDAVMVALERAITVSKSMGVTSSICGQAPSVYPELTEKLVAWGITSVSVSPDMIGTTRAIIARAEAKLQVK